The genomic DNA TCGCTTCGAACAGTGCGCATTCGTCACCGATGTTCGCGCCCGGTGCAATACCAATACCGCCAACCTGCGCCGCCAGGGCGTCAGAGATGTAGTCACCGTTCAGGTTCATACAGGCGATCACGTCGTATTCTGCCGGACGCAGCAGAATCTGCTGCAGGAACGCATCGGCAATCACATCTTTAATGATGATTTCTTTACCGGTGTTCGGGTTCTTGATTTTCTGCCACGGGCCGCCGTCGATGAGTTCGCCGCCGAATTCGTCGCGAATCAGCTGGTAGCCCCAGTCTTTGAACGCGCCTTCGGTGAACTTCATGATGTTGCCTTTGTGCACCAGGGTCAGGGAGTCACGGTCGTTGGTGATCGCGTATTCGATCGCCGCACGTACCAGACGCTTGGTCCCTTCTTCGGAACACGGTTTAATGCCGATACCGCAATGTTCCGGGAAACGAATTTTCTTCACGCCCATCTCTTCGCGCAGGAATTTAATCACTTTCTCAGCGTCTGCGGAGTCAGCTTTCCATTCGATACCTGCGTAGATGTCTTCGGAGTTTTCACGGAAGATAACCATATCGGTCAGTTCTGGGTGTTTCACCGGGCTAGGCGTGCCCTGGTAGTAACGCACCGGGCGCAGACACACGTACAGGTCGAGTTCCTGACGCAGCGCAACGTTCAGAGAACGGATGCCGCCGCCAACTGGCGTGGTCAGAGGGCCTTTGATAGCAACGCGGTAATCGCGGATGAGATCCAGCGTTTCTGCTGGCAGCCATACGTCCTGGCCGTAGATCTGAGTGGATTTTTCCCCGGTGTAAATTTCCATCCAGGAAATTTTACGCTCGCCTTTGTAGGCTTTCTCAACAGCGGCATCAACCACTTTCAGCATTGCCGGAGTCACGTCAACGCCGATACCGTCGCCTTCAATAAATGGGATAATCGGATTGTGTGGCACATTCAGCTTGCCGTCTTTCAGGGTGATTTTTTGACCTTCCGCCGGAACAACTACTTTGCTTTCCATTCACCTCTCCTTCGAGCGCTACTGGTGTGCTCGTCATCCTTTACGCCACAGGTTCTTGCCGCTACTACGCCCACTCCACTTAGTCTGGAGATGCACTGTCTTACCGTCTTCCTGCAACACAAAGAGTTAGAGCATTTTTGTTAATGTTTTGTAATAAGCCTGTCAATACTACCTGATTGTTTGGCGCCATGAAAGACTCTCGTTCTTAGGCTATAATGCGCGAATCTATAAAGCCTGAAAATACTATGATTAAAACTTCTTTTAGAAAACACCGGGTTGAGCGATTCAGCTCAAAACAAGCCGCTAAGCCGCGCCGGGATAACCAACCAAAACGCGTCATACTGTTCAATAAACCCTATGATGTTTTGCCGCAATTTACCGATGAAGCGGGCCGCAGCACGCTGAAAGATTTTATTCCCGTGCAGAATGTGTACGCCGCCGGACGCCTTGACCGCGACAGTGAAGGGTTGCTGGTGTTAACAAATGACGGCGCGCTGCAGGCCAGGCTCACCCAGCCGGGTAAGCGGACGGGCAAAATTTACTATGTACAGGTAGAAGGCGAGCCTGGCGAAGAGGCGATGCAGGCGCTGCGCGACGGCGTCACGCTCAACGACGGCCCGACGCTGCCGGCCGGTATCGAACGCGTTGAGGCTCCGGAGTGGCTGTGGCCGCGTAACCCGCCGATCCGCGAGCGGAAGTCTATTCCCACTGCCTGGCTCAAAGTGACGCTCTATGAAGGCCGTAATCGTCAGGTAAGGCGGATGACCGCTCACGTGGGCTACCCGACGCTGCGGTTAATTCGTTACGCGATGGGTGGCTACACGCTGGACAACCTCGGCAATGGCGAATGGCGTGATGCCAGCGGCGAGCGCGAATAGCGCTCGCCTGGCGTGAGCGGTCAGGAAATATCAGGAACGATGATACTTTTGTATTTTTCGAGTACCGGCGAATTGATATCCGAGGCGTTCTTCAACTGCCACAGGTTGCGGGTGATCCCGTCATTGACCAGATAAATGACGCCGGTTTCAATGGCCGACATCAGGCACAGCATGACCGGTTCATTCACCGTGTAGCCCACTTCCCCTTCCAGCAGACGCTGATAGTCGATATAGCGGAAGACGCCCGCCTGGAACTCGTAGGACAGAATCGTTTTACTGGTATTTACCGAGGAAAGTACTTCGCCGGTGCTCACGTTGACGACCCTCAGGTTGACGGCAATCTGATCGAGCTGGTACTGCGTGCTGGCGCCAATACCAAAGTAACGCGCCCCCGCCCCGCCCGATTTCACATTACTTTCATAACCGATGATCGAACCTTCAATCAGGATATTAGCCGCCACCAGCGACGGCAGCTGACCGCGGTTATTTTCTGCGACGGTACCGTTTTCCTGCGCGGCGCGAATAATTTTGCGCTCATTGAGCAGGTTTTGCAGCCCCTGACGTTCCAGCGGCGTAAACCAGTTGGAATCTTTCAGCGCCGAAACCAGCATCGCGGTGGCGCTCTGCGGGACAGAGGTTGAAAAGTTACTCGCCGGGTAAGGTTTAAACTGCCCGGTTTCATCCTGGATATTATAAACTGAGACAAACAGTTTACCCTGCGGTGGCGGCAGATGCGTTAAGTCCTGATAGCTCTGCGAGCGCGGCAACAGCGTTGGTTTTGCAGCCTGTTTAGGGGGAGAGGTAATGCAGCCCGTAAGCATCGACAGGCTAATTAAAATGACCACTACGCCGGTTATATTTTTCATCTCAGCATCCCGCCACTGATTAATTTGTTGAAACACTGCTCAGGCCGCTGACCTGAATAGAGGACGATTTCCCGGTAGAGCGGTCAAGGATGTTCATCATCAGCTGACCGTCGGTATTGGTGATATCAACAATAAAGTCTTTAGTGACCAGCCGCCCCGGTTTACCGGTAGAGAGGTTGCCCATCAGGCTACCGAGCAGCTGCGACTGGATAGCTGAAGTGAAATTATCAAGTGTTGAACTTGATGACGAAGTACTCCAGTCGTAAGCATTGGGATCTTTATAGGAGTTTTGCGCATTCGCCTCCGAGAGCAGAAAAGAACCATTATTGGGGTTGCCGCCAAAATTAGGGTTAACAAACTGGAAGGTCAGGTTCCCCGCCTGGGCTGTGGTAGATAAAAAACCAATACCAAGAATTAAAGAAAGCACTTTCATCGTACGCTCCTAGAACTCATCTTTGGTTAAGTCGCCAGTATTTAATAAAGCTTTATTAATGGCGCGCTTCTGCAAAGCCTCATACACGGAAGCTAATGCGACATTAACTTGTTTATCAAAGTCATTTTTACTTGGAAATAAAAACGTCTGATACAGCAAATCTTGATCGACCTTGATCGTTATCCAGCTGCCCCAGCGGGCACTGGGGCGTTCATTAATCGTAATCGAACCCGGGTACTCTTCCTCCCAATGGTCGGTAAACTCCCGATAAAAATCGTGGCCCACACGGGTGATCGTATTATCCGTCACCAGCCCCGGCACCTCTATTTCTGCTGCAGCGGTGACGCGTACTGCCAGCAGCATTATTAATGTTACCGTTATCACTATCAGTTTTTTC from Klebsiella sp. WP3-W18-ESBL-02 includes the following:
- the csgG gene encoding curli production assembly/transport protein CsgG produces the protein MKNITGVVVILISLSMLTGCITSPPKQAAKPTLLPRSQSYQDLTHLPPPQGKLFVSVYNIQDETGQFKPYPASNFSTSVPQSATAMLVSALKDSNWFTPLERQGLQNLLNERKIIRAAQENGTVAENNRGQLPSLVAANILIEGSIIGYESNVKSGGAGARYFGIGASTQYQLDQIAVNLRVVNVSTGEVLSSVNTSKTILSYEFQAGVFRYIDYQRLLEGEVGYTVNEPVMLCLMSAIETGVIYLVNDGITRNLWQLKNASDINSPVLEKYKSIIVPDIS
- the csgF gene encoding curli production assembly/transport protein CsgF, which encodes MKVLSLILGIGFLSTTAQAGNLTFQFVNPNFGGNPNNGSFLLSEANAQNSYKDPNAYDWSTSSSSSTLDNFTSAIQSQLLGSLMGNLSTGKPGRLVTKDFIVDITNTDGQLMMNILDRSTGKSSSIQVSGLSSVSTN
- the rluE gene encoding 23S rRNA pseudouridine(2457) synthase RluE, with the translated sequence MRESIKPENTMIKTSFRKHRVERFSSKQAAKPRRDNQPKRVILFNKPYDVLPQFTDEAGRSTLKDFIPVQNVYAAGRLDRDSEGLLVLTNDGALQARLTQPGKRTGKIYYVQVEGEPGEEAMQALRDGVTLNDGPTLPAGIERVEAPEWLWPRNPPIRERKSIPTAWLKVTLYEGRNRQVRRMTAHVGYPTLRLIRYAMGGYTLDNLGNGEWRDASGERE
- the icd gene encoding NADP-dependent isocitrate dehydrogenase, translated to MESKVVVPAEGQKITLKDGKLNVPHNPIIPFIEGDGIGVDVTPAMLKVVDAAVEKAYKGERKISWMEIYTGEKSTQIYGQDVWLPAETLDLIRDYRVAIKGPLTTPVGGGIRSLNVALRQELDLYVCLRPVRYYQGTPSPVKHPELTDMVIFRENSEDIYAGIEWKADSADAEKVIKFLREEMGVKKIRFPEHCGIGIKPCSEEGTKRLVRAAIEYAITNDRDSLTLVHKGNIMKFTEGAFKDWGYQLIRDEFGGELIDGGPWQKIKNPNTGKEIIIKDVIADAFLQQILLRPAEYDVIACMNLNGDYISDALAAQVGGIGIAPGANIGDECALFEATHGTAPKYAGQDKVNPGSIILSAEMMLRHMEWFEAADLIVKGMEGAINNKTVTYDFERLMEGAKLLKCSEFGDAIISNM
- the csgE gene encoding curli production assembly/transport protein CsgE — translated: MKKLIVITVTLIMLLAVRVTAAAEIEVPGLVTDNTITRVGHDFYREFTDHWEEEYPGSITINERPSARWGSWITIKVDQDLLYQTFLFPSKNDFDKQVNVALASVYEALQKRAINKALLNTGDLTKDEF